In Devosia beringensis, a single window of DNA contains:
- a CDS encoding efflux RND transporter periplasmic adaptor subunit, protein MARTTTTLLAVTGLLLTLASPALAGSLILAPQSLPVWKAVYGQVEARTTMPARARIGGTLIALDVTEGDMVTAGQVIGTLRDDKIGFQVTALDAQLRALTAQFDNAQSELARSQTLLERGVATAQQLDLLRTQADVVRNQLAATQAQRQVVLQQASEGAVLAPADGKVLTVPVTAGAVIMPGEPIATIGGGGFFLRLALPERYAALLEQGATLRVETGDTSATGQLVKLYPQIENGRVVADVEVDNLPTAFVNARLLVRVPVGKREALMVPMVALVSRAGLDFVTVQTADGTSERAVVIGERNGDNIEILTGLAAGDEVITP, encoded by the coding sequence ATGGCCCGCACCACCACCACGCTCCTCGCCGTCACCGGCCTGCTGTTGACCCTTGCCAGCCCGGCTTTGGCTGGATCATTGATCCTGGCCCCCCAGTCCCTGCCGGTCTGGAAGGCCGTCTATGGCCAGGTCGAGGCCCGCACCACCATGCCGGCGCGAGCCCGTATCGGCGGCACCCTGATCGCGCTGGACGTTACCGAGGGCGACATGGTCACGGCCGGGCAAGTCATCGGCACGCTGCGCGACGACAAGATTGGCTTTCAGGTTACCGCGCTCGACGCCCAGCTGCGCGCCCTGACCGCCCAGTTCGACAATGCCCAGTCTGAACTGGCGCGCAGCCAGACCTTGCTCGAGCGCGGTGTCGCCACCGCCCAGCAGCTCGATCTCCTGCGCACCCAGGCCGATGTGGTGCGCAACCAGCTCGCCGCGACCCAGGCCCAGCGCCAGGTCGTGCTGCAGCAGGCGTCTGAAGGCGCGGTGCTGGCGCCGGCCGATGGCAAGGTGCTTACCGTGCCGGTGACAGCCGGTGCCGTGATCATGCCGGGCGAGCCGATTGCCACCATTGGCGGCGGCGGCTTCTTCCTGCGTCTGGCGCTCCCCGAGCGCTATGCCGCCCTGCTCGAACAGGGCGCGACCTTGCGCGTCGAAACGGGCGACACCAGCGCCACCGGGCAGCTGGTCAAGCTCTATCCGCAGATCGAAAACGGCCGCGTCGTGGCCGATGTGGAGGTCGACAATCTGCCGACTGCCTTCGTCAATGCCCGCCTGCTGGTGCGGGTGCCGGTTGGCAAGCGCGAGGCGCTGATGGTGCCCATGGTCGCCCTGGTCAGCCGGGCCGGCCTCGACTTCGTCACGGTCCAGACTGCTGACGGCACCAGCGAACGCGCCGTGGTTATCGGCGAGCGCAACGGCGACAATATCGAAATCCTGACCGGGCTTGCCGCCGGCGACGAGGTCATCACGCCATGA
- a CDS encoding 4-hydroxyproline epimerase gives MARHSFFCIDGHTCGNPVRLVAGGGPLLKGGSMLERRADFLANHDWIRTALMFEPRGHDVMSGSILYPPNDPANDMAILFIETSGCLAMCGHGTIGTVTMAIEQGLITPKVEGVVRLEVPAGLVIAEYTKVGDYVEEVKINNVPSFLYKTGLEVECPDLGLLTVDVAYGGNFYAIVDPQQNFGDMDQFSAADFIRWSPVLRQRLNTAHSFVHPEKPGINGLSHIMWTGAPKTAGGTARNAVFYGDKAIDRSPCGTGTSARMAQWHGKGKLKQGDAFIHESIIGSIFKGRVEETLSVGGLPAIVPSIAGWARMTGLNTIFVDDRDPFKHGFLVS, from the coding sequence ATGGCACGACACAGCTTCTTTTGCATAGACGGACATACCTGCGGCAACCCGGTGCGGCTGGTGGCCGGCGGCGGGCCGCTGCTCAAGGGCGGCTCCATGCTGGAGCGGCGCGCCGATTTCCTCGCCAACCATGACTGGATCCGCACCGCGCTGATGTTCGAGCCGCGCGGCCATGATGTGATGTCGGGCTCGATCCTTTATCCCCCCAATGACCCGGCCAATGACATGGCGATCCTCTTCATCGAGACCTCGGGGTGCCTGGCCATGTGCGGCCACGGCACGATCGGCACGGTGACCATGGCGATCGAGCAGGGGCTGATCACGCCGAAGGTCGAGGGCGTGGTGCGGCTCGAAGTCCCGGCCGGGCTGGTGATCGCCGAATATACCAAGGTTGGCGACTATGTGGAGGAGGTGAAAATAAACAATGTACCCTCCTTCCTCTACAAGACCGGTCTCGAAGTCGAGTGCCCGGACCTCGGGCTGCTCACGGTCGACGTGGCATATGGCGGCAATTTCTATGCGATCGTCGATCCGCAGCAGAATTTTGGTGACATGGACCAGTTCTCGGCGGCCGACTTCATCCGCTGGAGCCCGGTACTGCGGCAGCGATTGAACACGGCGCACAGCTTCGTGCATCCTGAAAAGCCTGGGATCAACGGGCTCAGCCACATCATGTGGACCGGCGCGCCCAAGACGGCAGGTGGCACGGCGCGCAATGCGGTGTTTTATGGCGACAAGGCCATCGACCGCTCGCCCTGCGGCACCGGCACCTCGGCGCGCATGGCGCAGTGGCATGGCAAGGGCAAGCTCAAGCAGGGCGACGCCTTCATCCACGAGAGCATTATCGGCTCGATCTTCAAGGGGCGCGTCGAGGAGACGCTGAGCGTGGGCGGCCTACCGGCCATCGTGCCCTCGATCGCCGGCTGGGCGCGGATGACCGGACTCAACACGATTTTTGTCGATGACCGCGACCCGTTCAAGCACGGCTTCCTCGTCAGCTAA
- a CDS encoding NAD(P)/FAD-dependent oxidoreductase: protein MGTAATADIVIVGAGIIGLSAAFRLQQAGRQVTLIDRAGMAHGASFGNAAAFAFTDVLPMAAKGMLGKVPGWLMDPLGPLSIPPAYLPQITPWLVRFWRAGWRDRRDASIAAQVALMDLARSEMADLTKAAGTAHMVRSDGSLELYESEAEFAAGLPGWAVRQEHDIGFEHVRGARLEELQPGLSPRFVAGTFVPQWQTVSEPYEFACALGEALLAQGASLLTEAVRSVVPSSDGITVTLDNGTEITAKQVVIACGAWSKPLAAALGDTVPLDTERGYNTTLPAGAFALQRQLIFGGHGFVVTPLANGIRVGGAVELGGLDLPPNYARADAMLKKAASFMPGLKTEGGKQWMGFRPSLPDSLPVIGPSSASPDIIYAFGHGHLGLTQSAATGRLVADLIARTKPSIDITPFAATRF from the coding sequence ATGGGCACGGCCGCAACGGCTGATATCGTCATTGTCGGGGCCGGCATCATCGGGCTGTCGGCAGCGTTCCGCCTGCAACAGGCGGGGCGCCAGGTGACCCTGATCGACCGCGCCGGCATGGCGCATGGCGCCAGCTTCGGCAATGCCGCGGCCTTTGCCTTTACCGACGTGCTGCCGATGGCGGCCAAGGGGATGCTTGGCAAGGTGCCCGGCTGGCTGATGGACCCGCTGGGGCCGCTGAGCATTCCGCCGGCCTATCTGCCGCAGATTACCCCCTGGCTGGTGCGCTTCTGGCGCGCCGGCTGGCGGGACAGGCGCGACGCCAGCATCGCCGCGCAGGTGGCGCTGATGGACCTGGCGCGCAGCGAGATGGCCGACCTCACCAAGGCGGCCGGCACCGCGCATATGGTGCGCTCGGACGGCTCGCTCGAGCTTTACGAGAGCGAGGCAGAATTTGCTGCCGGCCTGCCCGGCTGGGCGGTACGGCAGGAGCACGATATCGGCTTTGAGCATGTGCGCGGGGCCAGGCTCGAAGAGCTGCAGCCGGGCCTGTCACCGCGCTTTGTCGCCGGGACCTTCGTGCCGCAATGGCAGACGGTGAGCGAACCCTATGAATTTGCCTGTGCGCTGGGCGAAGCCCTGCTGGCGCAGGGGGCCAGCCTGCTGACCGAGGCGGTGCGCAGCGTGGTGCCCAGCAGCGACGGCATTACCGTGACGCTGGACAATGGCACAGAGATCACCGCCAAGCAGGTGGTAATCGCCTGCGGCGCCTGGTCGAAACCGCTGGCGGCGGCGCTGGGCGACACGGTGCCGCTCGACACCGAACGGGGCTATAATACCACCCTGCCCGCCGGTGCCTTCGCGCTACAGCGCCAGCTGATCTTTGGCGGGCACGGCTTTGTCGTGACGCCGCTGGCCAATGGCATTCGCGTCGGCGGCGCGGTGGAACTGGGCGGGCTCGACCTGCCGCCCAATTACGCCCGGGCCGATGCCATGCTGAAAAAGGCGGCCAGTTTCATGCCGGGGCTGAAGACCGAGGGCGGCAAGCAGTGGATGGGCTTCCGTCCGTCCCTGCCGGACAGCCTGCCGGTGATCGGACCATCCTCGGCATCGCCCGATATCATCTATGCCTTCGGACACGGCCATCTGGGGCTGACGCAATCGGCGGCGACGGGGCGGCTGGTGGCCGACCTCATCGCCCGCACCAAGCCTTCAATCGACATCACGCCCTTTGCGGCGACACGTTTCTAA
- a CDS encoding trans-3-hydroxy-L-proline dehydratase — protein sequence MRSTRSINIVSCHAEGEVGDVIVGGVAPPPGETIWEQSRWIARDQSLRNFVLNEPRGGVFRHINLLVPPKDKRAVMGWIIMEPEDTPPMSGSNSICVATVLLDTGIVKMTEPETRMVLEAPGGLVEIVAQCRDGKAQSITVRNVPSFVDRLDATIEVEGIGTLTVDTAYGGDSFVIADARALGFAIVADEARELAETGIRITRAANEQLGFTHPTNADWAHISFCQLAGPLETVDGMLSGANAVAIQPGKIDRSPTGTGCSARMAVLQARGLMGVGDQYLARSIIGSTFHCRLEALTDLAGKPAIIPTITGRAWITGTRQEMLDPADPWPAGYRLSDTWPRIS from the coding sequence ATGCGCTCCACCCGCTCGATCAACATCGTTTCCTGCCATGCCGAGGGCGAGGTGGGCGATGTCATCGTGGGCGGGGTGGCGCCACCGCCGGGCGAGACGATCTGGGAGCAGTCGCGCTGGATCGCCCGAGACCAGAGCCTGCGCAATTTCGTGCTGAACGAGCCGCGCGGCGGGGTGTTCCGCCACATCAACCTGCTGGTCCCGCCCAAGGACAAAAGGGCGGTGATGGGCTGGATCATCATGGAGCCGGAGGATACGCCGCCGATGTCGGGATCGAACTCGATCTGCGTGGCGACGGTGCTGCTCGATACCGGCATCGTGAAGATGACCGAGCCGGAAACCCGCATGGTGCTGGAGGCGCCGGGCGGGCTGGTCGAGATCGTGGCGCAGTGCCGCGACGGCAAGGCGCAGTCGATCACGGTGCGTAACGTACCCAGCTTTGTCGACAGGCTCGACGCCACCATCGAGGTCGAGGGGATCGGCACGCTGACCGTCGACACCGCCTATGGCGGGGACAGTTTCGTGATTGCCGATGCGCGGGCGCTGGGCTTTGCCATCGTGGCAGACGAGGCGCGCGAGCTGGCCGAGACGGGCATCCGCATCACTAGGGCGGCCAATGAGCAGCTCGGCTTTACCCACCCGACCAATGCGGACTGGGCGCATATTTCGTTCTGCCAGCTGGCCGGGCCGCTGGAGACGGTGGACGGCATGCTGAGCGGGGCCAATGCGGTGGCGATCCAGCCAGGCAAGATCGACCGTTCGCCCACCGGCACGGGCTGTTCGGCGCGGATGGCGGTGCTGCAGGCGCGCGGGCTGATGGGGGTGGGCGACCAATATCTGGCCCGCTCGATCATTGGCTCGACCTTTCACTGCCGGCTCGAGGCGCTGACCGACCTGGCCGGCAAGCCAGCGATCATTCCAACCATTACCGGCCGCGCCTGGATTACCGGGACGCGGCAGGAAATGCTCGATCCGGCCGATCCCTGGCCGGCCGGCTATCGCCTGTCGGACACTTGGCCCAGGATCAGCTGA
- a CDS encoding efflux RND transporter permease subunit, whose protein sequence is MKLGIAGSLTKTFIRSALTPLFLLAALAVGLVALMTLPREEEPQISVPMVDILVQVPGLKADDAVKLVTEPLETIVKGIDGVEHVYSQTRDEGVMVTARFVVGTSSDAAVLRVHDKVRANASIIPVGIPEPMIVGRGIDDVAIVALTLSPKPEAATRISPNDLTRIARELRTEIAKVENVGLSYLVGETGEAIRIAPDPEKLALYGITLQQLSGKVTGANRSLSTGLVRDGGDQIELIAGQTLQTPSQIGNLLLTSRDGRPVYVGDVADVAFVTDTSDLYVSTVTRAADGTILRVPSVTLAVAKRAGANAVTVAEAILHRVEAAEHTLIPHDIVVEVTRDYGETANEKANELLFHLGLATLSIIVLVWVAIGRREALVVAVVIPVTILLTLFAAKVMGYTLNRVSLFALIFSIGILVDDAIVVIENIARHWGMGDGRDRQQAAIEAVAEVGNPTIVATLTVVVALLPMLFVSGMMGPYMSPIPANASAAMIFSFFVAVIVTPWLMLKVAGKAPVHAHTSHHGPGGILGRAYTAVARPILSSKAASWSFLIVVGIMTLGSLALFYTRDVTVKLLPFDNKSELAVMIDLPEGSSVEATDAMAQAIAAVALTMPEVLSTQTHAGTAAPFNFNGLVRHAYLRAEPQLGDVQLNLTPKTDRQRSSHQIALDLRTQLAALPMPQGTSIKVVEPPPGPPVMATLLAEIYGPDAQTRRDTAARVEAAFRSVPFVVDVDNSFGTPTRRIRATISTDDLEFFHVEEGDVLDTLAILNGGSTVGYSHRGDGRSPIPIVLERAKSDKVLDERFLSTPLPANVLPGDRGVVELGDVIQTHAETASFPVFRHNGRAAEMVTAELAGDYEAPLYGMLAVQAALDAQDWTGLTKPEIALNGQPTDETKTTLLWDGEWEVTWVTFRDMGAAFGVAIIGIYILVVAQFGSFKVPLVILTPIPLTFIGILVGHWLFKAPFTATSMIGFIALAGIIVRNSILLVDFVRNTASPDRPLTEVLIEAGAIRFKPILLTALAAMIGAAVILTDPIFQGLAISLLFGLASSTLLTVLVIPAIYRVLRT, encoded by the coding sequence ATGAAACTGGGTATTGCCGGCAGCCTGACCAAGACCTTTATCCGCTCGGCGCTGACGCCCCTGTTCCTGCTTGCGGCCCTCGCGGTTGGCCTCGTCGCCCTGATGACGCTGCCGCGCGAAGAGGAGCCACAGATTTCCGTGCCTATGGTGGACATCCTCGTCCAGGTGCCCGGCCTCAAGGCTGATGACGCCGTCAAGCTGGTCACCGAACCGCTCGAGACCATCGTCAAGGGTATCGACGGGGTCGAACACGTCTATTCCCAGACCCGTGACGAGGGCGTGATGGTGACCGCACGCTTTGTCGTCGGCACCTCCTCCGACGCCGCCGTGCTGCGCGTGCACGACAAGGTGCGCGCCAATGCCAGCATCATCCCGGTCGGCATTCCCGAACCCATGATCGTCGGTCGGGGCATCGACGATGTCGCCATCGTCGCGCTGACCCTCTCGCCCAAGCCGGAGGCCGCCACCCGCATCTCACCCAATGATCTGACGCGCATCGCCCGCGAATTGCGCACCGAAATCGCCAAGGTGGAAAATGTCGGCCTCAGCTATCTGGTCGGGGAAACCGGCGAGGCCATCCGCATCGCGCCCGATCCCGAAAAACTGGCGCTTTATGGCATCACCTTGCAGCAATTGTCCGGCAAGGTCACCGGCGCCAATCGCTCGCTCTCCACTGGTCTGGTGCGCGATGGCGGTGACCAGATCGAGCTCATTGCCGGCCAGACCCTGCAGACCCCCTCCCAGATCGGCAATCTGCTGCTGACCAGCCGCGATGGTCGCCCCGTCTATGTCGGCGACGTCGCCGATGTCGCCTTTGTCACCGATACCTCCGACCTCTACGTCTCCACGGTTACCCGCGCGGCCGATGGCACAATATTGCGGGTGCCCTCGGTCACCCTGGCGGTGGCCAAGCGCGCTGGGGCCAATGCCGTCACCGTGGCCGAGGCCATCCTGCATCGCGTCGAAGCCGCCGAGCACACGCTGATTCCCCACGACATTGTCGTGGAAGTGACGCGCGACTACGGCGAAACCGCCAATGAAAAAGCCAATGAGCTGCTGTTCCATCTCGGCCTGGCCACGCTCTCCATCATTGTCCTGGTCTGGGTAGCCATCGGCCGCCGCGAGGCCCTGGTCGTGGCGGTGGTCATCCCGGTGACCATCCTGCTCACCCTGTTTGCTGCCAAGGTCATGGGCTATACGCTCAACCGCGTCTCGCTCTTTGCCCTGATCTTTTCCATCGGTATCCTGGTCGATGATGCCATCGTGGTGATCGAGAACATCGCCCGCCATTGGGGCATGGGCGATGGCCGTGATCGCCAGCAGGCCGCCATCGAGGCAGTGGCCGAAGTGGGTAATCCCACCATCGTGGCCACGCTGACCGTGGTGGTGGCCCTGCTGCCCATGCTGTTCGTCTCGGGCATGATGGGCCCCTATATGAGCCCGATCCCGGCCAATGCCTCGGCCGCCATGATCTTTTCCTTCTTCGTCGCCGTCATCGTCACCCCCTGGCTGATGCTCAAGGTCGCCGGCAAGGCGCCCGTCCATGCCCATACCAGCCATCACGGGCCGGGCGGCATTCTGGGCCGGGCCTATACGGCCGTGGCGCGGCCCATCCTGTCGTCAAAGGCGGCCAGTTGGTCCTTCCTGATCGTCGTCGGTATAATGACCCTGGGCTCGCTGGCGCTGTTCTACACCCGCGACGTCACCGTCAAGCTGCTGCCCTTCGACAACAAGTCCGAACTGGCCGTGATGATCGACCTGCCCGAGGGCTCGTCGGTGGAGGCCACCGATGCCATGGCCCAGGCCATTGCCGCCGTGGCCCTGACCATGCCTGAAGTGCTCTCGACCCAGACGCATGCCGGCACCGCCGCGCCGTTCAACTTCAATGGCCTGGTGCGTCACGCCTATCTGCGCGCCGAGCCGCAACTGGGCGATGTGCAGCTTAACCTCACGCCCAAGACAGATCGGCAACGCTCCAGCCACCAGATCGCGCTCGACCTGCGCACCCAGCTTGCCGCGCTGCCCATGCCGCAGGGCACTTCCATCAAGGTGGTGGAGCCCCCGCCGGGACCGCCGGTCATGGCGACGCTGCTGGCCGAGATCTATGGCCCGGACGCCCAGACCCGCCGCGACACGGCCGCCAGGGTGGAAGCCGCCTTCCGCTCGGTACCCTTCGTGGTCGATGTCGACAATTCCTTCGGCACCCCTACGCGGCGCATCCGCGCCACCATCTCGACCGATGATCTGGAATTCTTCCATGTCGAGGAGGGCGACGTGCTCGATACGCTGGCCATTCTCAATGGCGGCAGCACGGTGGGCTATTCCCATCGCGGCGACGGGCGCAGCCCGATCCCCATCGTGCTCGAACGGGCCAAGAGCGACAAGGTGCTCGACGAGCGTTTCCTGTCGACGCCGCTGCCGGCCAATGTCCTGCCGGGCGATCGCGGCGTCGTCGAGCTGGGCGATGTCATCCAGACTCACGCCGAGACCGCGTCTTTCCCGGTCTTCCGCCACAATGGCCGCGCTGCCGAAATGGTGACGGCAGAGCTGGCCGGGGACTATGAGGCCCCGCTCTATGGCATGCTGGCGGTGCAGGCCGCCCTCGATGCCCAGGACTGGACAGGTCTGACCAAGCCCGAGATCGCGCTCAACGGCCAGCCGACCGACGAGACCAAGACGACCCTCCTCTGGGATGGCGAGTGGGAAGTGACCTGGGTCACCTTCCGCGACATGGGAGCGGCCTTCGGCGTTGCCATCATCGGCATCTATATCCTGGTCGTCGCCCAGTTCGGCTCGTTCAAGGTGCCGCTGGTCATCCTGACCCCGATCCCGCTGACCTTCATCGGCATCCTGGTCGGCCACTGGCTGTTCAAGGCGCCCTTCACCGCCACCTCGATGATCGGCTTCATCGCCCTGGCCGGCATCATCGTCCGCAATTCCATCCTGCTGGTCGATTTTGTCCGCAATACCGCCAGCCCGGACCGACCGCTGACCGAGGTGCTGATCGAAGCGGGTGCCATCCGCTTCAAGCCCATCCTGCTCACCGCGCTGGCCGCGATGATCGGCGCCGCTGTCATCCTGACCGATCCGATCTTCCAGGGCCTGGCGATCTCCCTGCTGTTCGGCCTGGCCTCGTCAACCCTGCTCACCGTGCTGGTGATCCCGGCCATCTATCGGGTGCTGCGCACCTAG
- the lhpI gene encoding bifunctional Delta(1)-pyrroline-2-carboxylate/Delta(1)-piperideine-2-carboxylate reductase: protein MKTYSAQDVRQGLDWPVLLAALKTAFAEGVEAPLRQHLHVGGDAINGNLLLMPAWQPGKHIGVKLVTVFPENDQRDLPAVASVYTLFDGQTGAIRAQIDGGELTARRTAAASVLAATFLARPNSRNLVVLGTGRVSKNLAQAYCAIFAIDKLTLCSRSLEKAQALADELGPVAPQIVTTTDFASAVSDADIVSTATLSKSPIVLGALLRPGTHVDLVGSFRTDMREADDAVLARAGGIFVDTFEGASKETGDITIPLAAGTLNREGLLADLAMLCRGTHPGRQSDTAITAFKSVGTALEDLAAAVALTAADRA from the coding sequence ATGAAAACCTATTCCGCACAAGACGTTCGCCAGGGCCTTGATTGGCCCGTCCTGCTTGCCGCCCTAAAGACCGCCTTTGCCGAAGGTGTCGAGGCACCTTTGCGCCAGCACCTGCATGTCGGCGGCGACGCCATCAACGGCAATCTGCTGCTCATGCCAGCCTGGCAGCCGGGAAAGCACATCGGCGTCAAGCTGGTGACGGTGTTTCCGGAAAACGACCAGCGCGACTTGCCCGCCGTGGCCAGCGTCTATACCCTGTTCGACGGCCAGACCGGCGCCATCCGCGCCCAGATCGATGGCGGCGAACTGACCGCCCGTCGTACCGCCGCCGCATCGGTGCTGGCCGCGACCTTTCTCGCCCGCCCCAATAGCCGCAACCTGGTCGTGCTCGGCACGGGCCGCGTATCGAAAAACCTCGCCCAGGCCTATTGCGCCATCTTCGCCATCGACAAGCTGACCCTGTGCAGCCGCAGTCTAGAAAAAGCCCAGGCCCTGGCCGATGAACTCGGCCCCGTAGCGCCACAGATCGTCACCACCACCGATTTCGCCAGCGCCGTCAGCGACGCCGACATCGTCAGCACGGCGACACTGAGCAAAAGCCCGATCGTGCTCGGCGCGCTGCTGCGCCCCGGCACCCATGTCGATCTCGTCGGCAGCTTCCGCACCGACATGCGCGAGGCCGATGATGCGGTGCTGGCACGGGCAGGGGGTATCTTTGTCGATACCTTCGAGGGCGCCAGCAAGGAGACCGGTGACATCACCATCCCCCTCGCCGCCGGCACGCTGAACCGCGAGGGTCTGCTGGCAGACCTGGCCATGCTGTGCCGCGGCACCCATCCGGGGCGTCAAAGCGACACCGCCATCACTGCCTTCAAGTCTGTCGGTACGGCGCTCGAGGATCTCGCCGCCGCCGTCGCTCTTACCGCAGCCGATCGCGCCTGA
- a CDS encoding cis-3-hydroxy-L-proline dehydratase: MKITAITAWQVDLPLKEGRYSWSNGNFVEVFDTTVVAVETDAGITGYAECCPLGSAYLPAYALGVRSGLQEIGPKLLGMDPTNLGEINRHMDAVLRGHNYVKAPIDIACWDILGKLTGLPVYALLGGAAQDKVALYRAISQQSPEEMAAKIAGYRAEGYTKFQLKVGGNADEDIARIRACRAILNPSDILVADANTGWTRAEAARVVAAVADVDVYIEQPCMTYEECLSIRRRTGRPFILDEVIDNVGSLVKGLAEDAMDVINLKISKVGGLTKARLMRDLAVASGIPMTIEDTWGGDITTAAIAHLARSTPEEFCFSATDFNSYGTVSIAEGAPERVMGFMTASDAPGLGVTPRQDVLGTPALHIA, translated from the coding sequence ATGAAGATTACCGCCATCACCGCCTGGCAGGTCGACCTGCCGCTCAAGGAGGGCCGCTATAGCTGGTCCAACGGCAATTTCGTCGAGGTGTTCGACACCACGGTGGTGGCGGTGGAGACCGATGCCGGGATTACCGGCTATGCCGAATGCTGCCCGCTGGGCTCGGCCTACCTGCCGGCCTATGCGCTGGGCGTGCGCAGCGGGCTGCAGGAGATCGGCCCCAAGCTGCTGGGCATGGACCCCACCAATCTGGGTGAGATCAACCGGCATATGGACGCCGTGCTGCGCGGGCACAATTACGTCAAGGCGCCGATCGACATTGCTTGCTGGGACATATTGGGCAAGCTGACGGGGCTGCCGGTCTATGCGCTGCTGGGCGGGGCGGCGCAGGACAAGGTGGCGCTCTACCGCGCCATTTCCCAGCAATCGCCCGAGGAAATGGCGGCCAAGATCGCCGGCTATCGCGCCGAGGGCTATACCAAGTTCCAGCTCAAGGTGGGCGGCAATGCCGACGAGGATATTGCGCGTATCCGGGCCTGCCGGGCGATCCTCAATCCCAGCGATATCCTGGTGGCCGATGCCAATACGGGTTGGACCCGCGCCGAGGCGGCGCGCGTGGTGGCGGCGGTGGCCGATGTCGACGTCTATATCGAGCAGCCCTGCATGACCTATGAGGAATGCCTGTCGATCCGCCGCCGTACCGGCAGGCCGTTCATCCTCGACGAGGTGATCGACAATGTCGGTTCGCTGGTCAAGGGCCTGGCCGAAGACGCCATGGACGTGATCAACCTCAAGATTTCCAAGGTCGGCGGGCTGACCAAGGCCAGACTGATGCGCGATCTGGCCGTGGCCAGCGGCATTCCGATGACCATCGAGGATACCTGGGGCGGCGACATCACCACCGCGGCCATCGCCCACCTGGCGCGCTCGACGCCGGAAGAGTTCTGCTTTTCGGCTACCGACTTCAACAGCTATGGCACGGTGTCGATTGCCGAGGGCGCGCCCGAACGGGTCATGGGCTTCATGACGGCCTCGGATGCGCCCGGGCTGGGCGTGACGCCGCGGCAGGACGTGCTGGGGACGCCGGCGCTGCATATTGCCTGA
- a CDS encoding YgaP family membrane protein gives MSISRAVTAFAGAMVLLSVLLTALVSPHFVWLTVFVGANLLQSAFTGFCPAARLFRAIGLKPEGGR, from the coding sequence ATGTCGATTTCCCGTGCCGTTACCGCCTTTGCCGGAGCGATGGTTCTGCTGTCAGTCCTGCTGACGGCACTCGTCTCGCCGCATTTCGTCTGGCTTACCGTCTTTGTCGGCGCCAACCTGCTGCAGTCGGCCTTTACCGGCTTTTGCCCGGCGGCCCGCCTGTTCCGCGCCATCGGCCTCAAGCCGGAAGGGGGACGCTGA
- a CDS encoding dihydrodipicolinate synthase family protein: protein MTVNWQGVIPALMTEMKQGGALDMPATARHVESSLKAGCEGFIMLGTLGENSSLSLDEKELVVRTAVEAANGRAPVIAGVAEYTTELAITAAKRMKAAGADGLMALPTMVYQQDAREGVEHFKTLAQAVDLPIMIYNNHVAYKLDLMPEDFAALSDQKNIVAVKESSHDSRRITDMINVLGDRYDLFCGVDDLMLENVLFGAVGWVSGMTNSFPKEAVTMFKLAKAGRVEEALAIYRWFMPVLHLDTKVKLVQYIKLANQMAGEGAEWVRAPRLTLIGEERAMIEKIVQTAIDTRPQLPVL, encoded by the coding sequence ATGACTGTAAATTGGCAAGGCGTTATCCCGGCTTTGATGACCGAAATGAAGCAGGGCGGCGCGCTGGACATGCCAGCGACGGCCCGCCATGTGGAATCGAGCCTGAAGGCCGGCTGCGAAGGCTTCATAATGCTGGGCACGCTGGGCGAGAACTCCTCGTTGAGCCTGGATGAAAAAGAGCTGGTGGTCCGCACCGCCGTGGAAGCGGCCAATGGCCGCGCGCCGGTGATTGCCGGCGTTGCCGAATACACCACCGAGCTGGCCATTACCGCCGCCAAGCGGATGAAGGCAGCGGGCGCCGACGGGCTGATGGCGCTGCCGACCATGGTCTATCAGCAGGATGCGCGCGAGGGCGTCGAACACTTCAAGACGCTGGCCCAGGCCGTCGACCTGCCCATCATGATCTACAACAATCATGTCGCCTATAAGCTCGACCTGATGCCCGAGGATTTTGCGGCGCTCAGCGACCAGAAGAACATCGTGGCCGTCAAGGAATCCAGCCATGACAGCCGCCGTATCACCGACATGATCAATGTTCTGGGCGACCGTTACGACCTGTTCTGCGGCGTCGACGACCTGATGCTGGAAAACGTGCTGTTCGGCGCAGTGGGCTGGGTATCGGGCATGACCAACAGCTTCCCCAAGGAAGCGGTGACCATGTTCAAGCTGGCCAAGGCCGGCCGCGTCGAAGAAGCGCTGGCGATCTATCGCTGGTTCATGCCGGTGCTGCATCTCGATACCAAGGTCAAGCTGGTGCAGTATATCAAGCTGGCCAACCAGATGGCCGGCGAAGGCGCCGAATGGGTCCGCGCACCGCGCCTGACGCTGATCGGCGAGGAACGGGCGATGATCGAAAAGATCGTGCAGACCGCCATCGATACGCGCCCGCAGCTGCCCGTACTGTAA